The nucleotide sequence AACTCAGTGGGGTTCGTAGTGGCCGCAGCCTAGTAGCTTTTGGCCGTGGTGGCCTAACACAAGGTAAGTCATCATCGGAGCAACGATGACCAGTGATCAAGTGAGATCAGAAGAGGAAGGCCCATGGCGGAGACAAGGAGAAAAGGTGTCGACGAGATTAGGGAAGAAGAAAGATTTGGGAGAAAAtgagaaagaaaataataaaacctAGGTTTTCTAATTAAGCCTTATGTAAATggaattaatcaactcccacttaaaggGTATTCCAAACGGGTTTTTCCCTATCCCAACCGATTCATCTCCTTAAACGTGTCATatagactccgtttaaatcccgaaaaatttctaaaattttctgtaaaatacaataaagttatttctccaataatacttattatttaatttatcgtATCttacaattattattattattattttaatagttAAAGGGTACATGATTGTAATTAGGTTTATGGAGTTTGAAGTTTTATTTTAGAATTAGCTTTGatttgtaacctagatctagattttgtgagttggtaaaattattaataatgttttctagttttttaattttaaatttcaagaagttattttgcttttctaattttcttaactttgcatttttaaattttgaaatattattttctttgttattTAATCTTAAGATAGAATtttgatttttataatttaaaaatttattttctaaattcttaTGTTTGAAGATTAAaggattattttttaaatctaaatctttatttttaatttataaatttttaattaattttttatttttagttatttttaaattttcattatttgtatttaaatttaaattaacttgattaAATATATTTAGATGTACGTTTTGATCAGATaaattaaggtttgggttaatttGATCAAGTTGAGTTACtttcgaattaattaaaattttattaattaaattatttttgttaaataaTGTCAATTCAGAATATTCATGCATTTCTAGTTTTTAAGTATAATCTAAACATGAAAAATCTAAAATATACAAATTTTCttgaaatttaaattgatttacctTAATTGCTCCCCCTAAGTCTTTGGGTCTTCTCTCTAGGCATTAAAATTTGTAATATCCCATTCTTTTGCACTTGAAGCATTCGATATGGTCCTTCCTTTTCTGGACTCTAGGCTTTGGTTCCTCCTTTGCCTACGTTTGTGCGGATCgattctttggacatttacttttgtagtgccctttttcacTGCACTTAAAACATGTTACATGATCCTTAAATTTTGAATTGACAATGTTACCTTTTGAAACCTCggtaggattctcccccttgaccattgctaTCTTGGATTCGAGCTTGAGCATTTGGTCAGACTTGGGTTCGGATCCATCAGCCATCTCCTTGCCCATTAGTGCAATGAAGTGgatttggtcttgttcttctaAGTCTGACTCTGAGAATAACTCTCTGGATTCGAACTCGGGTTCAAACTCACTTTTGCCTGGATCTTCTAGCCTTGACggtgtctcgtgaagcttgatcaattgggtccacaACTCGAATGCATTCCTATAATTTTCTAGCAGACACACAATTTTGTTAGGCAAAACACTAATTAAAATATTCGTTACCTTTGTATtttgcttctgagttttgagaGGATTGTTTCAATGCAATCCAGTTGTCAAAGCTCTCACTTCCTACGAAAGATTCCATTCCCCGCCTTCAataattgaagtagacttgatcATATGGTGGAGGTTTGTAGATACTTCACCCTTCTTGATAGGAATTTGATATTCTTGCAATCAAAGAATTTAAGAGACAaaaatttccaagactctcgtcttgggattagtagtgtgggaaaaaagaaataagaaacaaaaattctataaggaaaaggaaaaagttttaaaatttgctCAGAAAATGGTTAAGTAATTCAGAGCAAACCTTGCTATGATATCAATTAAAGGATCGAAAGGGAGtgataaaggggggtgaatatcactcttttaaaactttttcttttcatatCGATTCGTAAAATGATTATCAAAGTAGCAGTGGAAAAACAATATAGAATACTCAGGTGGTTACTTAGTTCGGACCCTATgttgacttctactccaagaccagtgatccttgatcgcaccgttgggcAATCCAATAAAACTCTTCTTTCTAAAATTTTCGAAAAGAAGCAATACGTACAATATGaagaatgtaagatagtaacacactactatctttaggaaattaaaataatgcaagcTTAAACAAAAGTTATTCCGACACGAGATAGAAGATGAAGCTCAGTCAACATTTCTGATGGAGCAACTTGCTTGTGAAGGTGAAGCAATAGatgataagtactctagttcccttatataagaacaaacgAGACATACAAAGTTATACAAACTATAgggatattaaactaataagttatactatgaaactttggaaagtaataggaaaaaaattaaggaagatGACTACGGTGACtgaaaatcaatttgagttcatgcttgaaaggtcgataatagaagctatacatcttcttagacaattaattaaaaaatatcaggagtaaaaataagatctacacatgatatttatttacttagaaaaaacttatgatagagtctcaagaGAAACTATACGGAAAATTATAGAGAAGAAAGGTGTTAGTTtaacatatattgaattaattaaggatatgcaCAAGGATGTAATGATTAGAATAAAAATTTCatgcggagtaactgaagcatttccaataaagatagagttacatcaagATTTAACTTTAAgcctctatctttttacactaattatggattaactcattgcacacattcaagacacaatactcgtgatgcatgttgtttgcagatgatattattttggtagatgaaacatgtCAAGGAATAAATACTAAACTAAAATCCTAGTAGGAAACACTAGAAAGGAAAGGTTTTAGACTTAGTaaaataaagatagaatatatgaaatttaaatttagcaatattagacataataaaataattgttaagataggagatgatgagttgcttagaacttagagctttagatatttaatattatttttgtaaaatgatagagggattgagagagacgtcttatatagaatataagaaaaatagttgAAATAATGGAGAGCATCAGGAATTTTATATGATTATAAagtatctctaaaacttaaagaaaaattctacaaaactGTAGTTAGACTTGTTATATTATAtagagttgaatgttgggctatgactcgaacacatgagcagaagatgagagttgcaaagataaggatgttaaggtggatgaaTGAACATACGACAATgaatagaataagaaatgagagcattagataGAAAGTAAGAGTTgaatctattgaggaaaaattccGAGAGACACATTTAAAATGGTAGGAGCATATACTTAGAGGACCAATAAATACTCTAGttggcgatgtgaaactatgacaaatacacatatcaaatgaggaagaggaagactaaaGAAAGACTTGATTAGtaaaataaacaagataaaatttatttacatatagatgataatataatataAGATATATCTTAATGGTGTAAAATAATCCatataatcaattttatttagtgAGATAAATTTGAGTTGTTGttgttataaaaaaatattaaaataaaatgtcgtatcattttgataataaattaaaaaaagatcGACGATTATAATAAAAAAGATTTTTCTAAAATGGATAGATTCCATGATTAtgactttttttttaatctatcaCCAGCTCTAAAATTTAActactttttttttcataaaaaatcgaGCAAAATAAATTTCCCAACTGAGAAAACTTTAGTCGTTGCCATAGTAAATTCCAATAAAACTAATGGACGCGAAGGAAAAAAAAGATGCGGGTTCTAATACCTTAtgtccatttttttttttcacaacataTTAACCATTCGGATAGATTAAATTCAGagaataaagttaaaaaaaaattcattcctAATCAATTTGATAGTATGCGATAAGTTTATCTTTCTTGACCTGAGGACAAACGGTGATGGGAACATGAACATAATTGGATGAACGTCCCATCATGATATCTTTCTCACTTTAAAAAATCTTGgagttttttgttttttcaaaaaaaatctctAGGAATCGTAGTGAGAATGGCGATCACTTTAACGTACGGTGTCATCACAGACATTGGAAGATTGGATTAGGCTTCACTAATCAATCATATCCACGTCATCGACCAAAACCTACTCCTCCAACTCCGAGATTATGTGTTGACTGTTGGTTTAAGTAGTTTCAATTCCAGCCGCCTTTTGTGCCCGTCAACGGGTGTTATCTAACAAACTGTTGATGCAGGAGGCTGATCGATCTTTCTTCGACCTTTTCTCTAACGATCTTTTAATTTATGTTCGATTAATCTTTAgggaaacaagaagaagagattttataattattttttagaaCGGCGATCATTCATGGCTTCATTCAACGCGGTTGGTTTTGACCTGACAGAAGTTGAGTGCAGAGAGGAGCAGGAGAGATCGAGACAGAGGCACGAGAAGTGTTGACGGACGGCGGCTACCTTTCGCCATGaccccttccttccttccttcctacTCCGTCTCCTCCCTGTTTATATCTATCTCCTCGATCTCAAACCACCGGAAATTAAGACAATTAACACGATCTCCGACCATGAAGCTCACCGTCCTCCCCCTCCTTTGCTTCCTCTGCTCGCTGGTGCAGATCTCCACCGCCCAGAGCTGCGACGGTGTGAGCTTCTCCGACGGCGTGTCCTATGACACCTGCAACGATCTCCCCTACCTCGGCGCCGCCCTCCACTGGACCTACCACCCCTCCAACGGCACCGTCGACGTCGCGTATCGCGCGCCGCAGTCCGACCGTGGCTGGGTCGCCTGGGCCATCAACCCCACCGGGCGAGACATGGTCGGCGCCAACGCCTTCCTCGCCTTCCACTCCGCCGCCGGAGTCGTCACCGTTTACACCACCCAGTTCTCCGGCACCGAATTCCCCCCGTCAAGCGTCGCCGACCAGAACCTCACCTTCGCCGTGCACAGCCGCCGGGCCGAGTACTCCGCCGATGGCGGGTACTACACCATCTACGCCTCGCTGGATCTCCCCGGAAACCGTACGACGCAGAACACTGTGTGGCAGGCTTCCACCTCCTTCACCAACGGCGTGCCGTTCCGCCATGATTTAAGCGGCGACAACGTCATGACGATGTCGTCGGTGGATTTCCTCTCCGGCCAAGCATCTTCATCCGGAGGCGTACCGAGGCTTCGCCGGAAGAACGTACGCCGTGCCCTGTTTTCTCTTTTCTATTTTTCGATGCAAATCTTCGCTCAATTTTCGGTGACGATTCCTTCCAGACGCACGGCGTGGTGAACGCGATCAGCTGGGGAATTCTGCTGCCCGTCGGAGCCATCATAGCGAGGTACGTGAAGGTGTTCAAGTCCGCCGACCCCGCCTGGTTCTACCTTCACGTCTCCTGCCAGTGCTCCGCCTACATCGTCGGCCTCTCCGGCTGGATCCTCGGCCTCCAGCTCGGCAGCGACTCCAAGGGAATCACCTACCACAAGCACAGGAACCTCGGCATCGCCATCTTCACCCTTGCCACCGTGCAGGTCTTTGCCCTGTTTGCGAGGCCCAACAAGGATCACAAGCACAGACTCTACTGGAACATCTACCACCACGCCGTCGGGTACGGCATCATCCTCATGAGCATCATCAACATCTTCGAGGGCTTCGACGTCCTGGACCCCGCCAAGAAATGGAAGCGCGCTTACATTGCGATCGTCGCCACTCTCGCCGGCGTCGCGCTGGTGCTGGAAGTCCTCACCTGGCCCATAGTGATACGGAGGAGGAACTCCGACAAGGCGACTGGCCACGCCGTCCACGTCGCGAATGGATACGCTTGAATCCACGGCCGACCTCTGCGCCAGCAACATGAAGCAGATCGATGTGTTATATTGTTCTTCATACTTCAGATTGTTATATATATTTGTAGCGGGCTCAGTCTCTTGGCAGATCGATGCTCTATTTCTTCATTTCTTTCCGATTTTCCTCTCTTTTTGATATATTTTACTGCCTTTGATGAATCTTTATCAGACGTTTCCATTACCTTTGTCCATGTTTAAGCGTGTTCACGGATAGATGTAGTGGCTAGTACATAAAGTGTTATCATCATGAGATATGAGATTCGAATCTCaataaaatcgagataaatacttcctttatgtgctagtcattattctaaaGGTTAATATtcgctcgt is from Zingiber officinale cultivar Zhangliang chromosome 7B, Zo_v1.1, whole genome shotgun sequence and encodes:
- the LOC122006032 gene encoding cytochrome b561 and DOMON domain-containing protein At5g47530-like translates to MTPSFLPSYSVSSLFISISSISNHRKLRQLTRSPTMKLTVLPLLCFLCSLVQISTAQSCDGVSFSDGVSYDTCNDLPYLGAALHWTYHPSNGTVDVAYRAPQSDRGWVAWAINPTGRDMVGANAFLAFHSAAGVVTVYTTQFSGTEFPPSSVADQNLTFAVHSRRAEYSADGGYYTIYASLDLPGNRTTQNTVWQASTSFTNGVPFRHDLSGDNVMTMSSVDFLSGQASSSGGVPRLRRKNTHGVVNAISWGILLPVGAIIARYVKVFKSADPAWFYLHVSCQCSAYIVGLSGWILGLQLGSDSKGITYHKHRNLGIAIFTLATVQVFALFARPNKDHKHRLYWNIYHHAVGYGIILMSIINIFEGFDVLDPAKKWKRAYIAIVATLAGVALVLEVLTWPIVIRRRNSDKATGHAVHVANGYA